One window of Candidatus Regiella endosymbiont of Tuberolachnus salignus genomic DNA carries:
- a CDS encoding DUF1145 family protein produces the protein MWLNLGRLCMLGIWSFLLLNLFHPLPKPLQYFINVAMILMVLVHGLQLALLKSTQPKDQPISKWQQAKIFIFGIFEFLIWQKKQPSPEQK, from the coding sequence ATGTGGCTTAATCTTGGTCGATTATGCATGCTAGGCATATGGAGTTTCTTACTGCTTAACCTTTTTCACCCACTTCCTAAACCTTTACAGTATTTTATCAATGTAGCTATGATATTGATGGTCTTAGTGCATGGATTACAATTGGCACTGCTTAAATCAACACAGCCAAAAGATCAGCCCATTAGCAAATGGCAACAGGCTAAAATTTTTATATTTGGCATTTTTGAATTTTTAATATGGCAAAAAAAACAACCCTCACCAGAGCAAAAATAA
- a CDS encoding putative mucin/carbohydrate-binding domain-containing protein has translation MDRTNLINTVEEPDNRISDVDLTTSTEQKQVIPQSVVDEELATQLIQYLIEAQVIPGLQPDKLADKEKELTFHYLTPRYHDVVIRQNKKPSVSGLTTFTALQREITQSVLNEIAEKTGLEFRQVEDDELADLVFGNFHLSTGTLLGFVNFDAATSSLLGFVDSTTVPSKSNEIWMNTRRKARLAPEYFKFFLVHEIGHALRLDHSDDLKDPRTIMSYNPGSTGLQIADFLALWSLHGRDSNPQSEERIRAGEQARAKMWARIKEGITPGSYWKKSLLRAGDTDIALVSIDKVHSMLCVDVFDEATEADDYFRDKTYAEIRIKNHAGKIIFEKKIKSTGRVSPREEIPFTEGYQLEIYHAEAETSLLFASDIQGASVPNAKTNRFVMTKTGLKRLIPAHQMTLLDRNNYAFASLSVDAVARQLEIDISKPLVDEHAQDSVYASMSALMIKDRKLLI, from the coding sequence ATGGATAGAACCAATTTAATCAATACCGTGGAAGAACCGGATAACAGGATATCCGATGTAGATTTAACAACGTCCACAGAGCAAAAACAGGTGATACCGCAGTCTGTTGTTGATGAAGAGCTAGCAACACAACTCATACAGTACCTGATAGAAGCACAAGTCATCCCTGGATTACAGCCAGATAAACTGGCGGATAAAGAAAAGGAACTGACCTTTCACTATCTTACCCCCCGTTATCATGATGTTGTCATACGGCAAAACAAAAAGCCGTCGGTATCGGGTTTGACCACCTTTACCGCACTACAACGAGAGATAACCCAGTCTGTTCTTAATGAAATTGCAGAGAAAACCGGTCTGGAGTTCCGCCAGGTTGAGGATGATGAACTCGCTGATCTGGTCTTTGGTAATTTCCATCTTTCAACGGGTACCCTTCTCGGTTTTGTTAATTTCGATGCTGCAACGAGTAGCCTTCTCGGTTTTGTTGATTCCACTACTGTCCCTTCTAAAAGCAACGAAATCTGGATGAATACCAGGCGGAAGGCTCGCCTAGCTCCAGAGTATTTTAAATTTTTTCTTGTTCATGAAATCGGGCATGCGCTTAGACTGGATCACAGCGATGACCTGAAGGATCCTCGCACGATAATGTCGTATAACCCGGGTTCGACGGGATTACAGATTGCTGATTTTTTGGCTTTATGGAGTCTGCATGGTCGTGACAGCAATCCGCAGTCAGAGGAACGAATAAGGGCTGGGGAACAAGCCAGGGCAAAGATGTGGGCAAGGATAAAGGAAGGGATAACGCCAGGAAGCTATTGGAAAAAGTCACTTTTACGTGCGGGGGATACCGATATTGCTCTCGTTTCTATTGATAAAGTACACAGCATGCTATGTGTTGATGTGTTCGATGAAGCAACAGAGGCAGATGATTATTTCAGAGATAAAACCTATGCTGAGATTAGAATCAAAAATCATGCAGGCAAGATTATTTTTGAAAAAAAAATAAAAAGCACAGGTAGGGTGTCTCCACGTGAAGAGATCCCATTTACTGAGGGCTATCAACTGGAAATTTATCATGCTGAGGCAGAAACCAGTTTACTGTTCGCCTCAGATATCCAGGGTGCATCGGTGCCCAATGCCAAAACAAACCGTTTTGTCATGACAAAAACCGGGCTGAAAAGGCTAATACCGGCTCATCAAATGACCCTGCTGGACAGAAATAATTATGCATTTGCTTCTCTTTCTGTGGATGCCGTTGCCAGGCAGCTGGAGATTGATATCAGTAAACCCCTGGTGGATGAGCATGCTCAGGACTCCGTTTATGCAAGCATGTCAGCGCTAATGATAAAAGACCGTAAATTGCTAATTTAA
- the rsmD gene encoding 16S rRNA (guanine(966)-N(2))-methyltransferase — translation MIKKSQHHTLGQVRIIGGQWRGRKLPVLTSPGLRPTPDRVRETLFNWLDPMIQNARCLDCFAGSGALGLEALSRYAKSATLLELENNVAQQLINNLALLKAEDGCVINTNTLNWLAQTGQPYDVIFLDPPFQQELLTKTIHLLEKRNWLADEAWIYVETAVKDTRVAFPSHWQLHREKTAGQIVYRLYIRRT, via the coding sequence ATGATAAAAAAATCTCAACATCATACGCTCGGGCAAGTTCGTATTATTGGTGGTCAATGGCGGGGTCGTAAACTTCCCGTGCTCACTAGCCCCGGTTTACGCCCCACACCTGATCGAGTGCGAGAAACACTCTTTAATTGGTTGGATCCGATGATCCAAAATGCCCGCTGTCTAGACTGTTTTGCCGGCAGTGGAGCCTTAGGGTTAGAAGCTTTGTCGCGTTATGCAAAGTCAGCTACTTTGTTAGAATTAGAAAATAATGTTGCACAACAATTAATAAATAATTTGGCTCTATTAAAAGCAGAAGATGGATGTGTGATCAATACCAACACTTTGAACTGGTTAGCGCAAACAGGCCAACCTTACGATGTGATATTTTTAGATCCGCCCTTTCAGCAGGAATTGCTAACAAAAACAATTCATTTACTTGAAAAAAGAAACTGGTTAGCCGATGAAGCATGGATTTATGTTGAAACTGCAGTAAAAGACACAAGGGTAGCTTTCCCTAGCCACTGGCAGCTACATCGGGAAAAAACCGCTGGGCAGATTGTTTACAGATTGTATATTCGTCGCACTTAA
- the glpD gene encoding glycerol-3-phosphate dehydrogenase, whose amino-acid sequence MESKDLIVIGGGINGAGIAADAAGRGLSVLLLEAQDLACATSSASSKLIHGGLRYLEHYEFRLVSEALAEREILLKLAPHIVSPMRFRLPHQAHLRPAWMIRAGLFLYDHLGKRSSLPASKSLRFGSESVLKPELVRGFEYSDCWVDDARLVVLNAQTVVKHHGEVRTQTRVTCARREQGLWKVEAMDEKSGKSRTWYAKGLVNATGPWIKQFFDDALALKSPYGIRLIKGSHIVLPRVHEQSEAYILQNEDNRIVFVIPWLDKYSIIGTTDVEYHGDAKEVAIDDHEIDYLLNVYNHHFIKQLGRADIVWTYSGVRPLCDDESDSPQAITRDYTLDIADEGGCLPLLSVFGGKLTTYRKLAEHSLEKLRRYYPKMGSAWTKYAELPGGNIEGDRKSYAMKLHSRFNWLPETLAYRYTSTYGSHSELILNNAYSLADLGEHFGHDLYEAELCYLIEKEWVVKLDDVIWRRTKLGMYLDDMQKQRISTWLSNKAQETSE is encoded by the coding sequence GTGGAAAGCAAAGACTTGATCGTGATAGGTGGGGGCATCAACGGAGCAGGTATCGCTGCTGACGCTGCTGGGCGGGGTCTGTCAGTACTGTTACTTGAAGCGCAAGACTTAGCTTGTGCTACCTCTTCTGCTAGTTCTAAACTTATTCATGGTGGTTTACGTTATTTAGAACATTATGAATTTCGTCTAGTCAGTGAAGCACTAGCGGAACGTGAAATATTATTGAAATTAGCACCTCATATCGTTTCTCCAATGCGTTTTCGTTTACCACATCAAGCCCATCTACGTCCAGCCTGGATGATACGTGCTGGTCTATTCCTCTATGATCATTTAGGTAAACGTTCTAGCTTACCGGCCAGTAAGAGTCTGCGGTTTGGCTCAGAATCAGTACTGAAACCAGAACTGGTACGCGGATTCGAATATTCCGACTGTTGGGTTGATGATGCGCGCTTAGTGGTACTTAATGCTCAAACAGTAGTAAAACATCATGGAGAAGTCCGTACTCAGACGAGAGTCACCTGTGCACGGCGTGAACAAGGTCTGTGGAAAGTCGAAGCCATGGACGAAAAAAGTGGTAAAAGTCGTACCTGGTATGCTAAAGGCCTTGTTAATGCGACCGGTCCTTGGATAAAACAATTTTTTGATGATGCTCTAGCGTTAAAATCGCCTTATGGTATTCGACTGATTAAAGGTAGTCACATTGTGCTGCCACGTGTTCATGAGCAATCCGAAGCTTATATTCTGCAAAACGAAGACAATAGAATAGTCTTTGTTATTCCGTGGTTGGATAAATACTCAATCATCGGTACTACGGATGTGGAGTATCATGGAGATGCTAAAGAAGTCGCGATTGATGATCATGAAATCGACTATTTATTAAATGTCTATAACCATCATTTTATCAAACAATTGGGACGTGCTGATATCGTCTGGACTTATTCTGGTGTTCGTCCCTTATGTGACGATGAATCTGATTCACCTCAAGCTATTACACGTGATTATACTCTGGATATTGCTGATGAAGGAGGATGTCTCCCACTGCTATCAGTATTTGGTGGTAAGCTGACGACTTATCGTAAATTGGCAGAACATTCATTGGAAAAACTGCGCCGCTATTACCCTAAAATGGGTTCAGCCTGGACTAAGTATGCTGAATTACCAGGGGGTAATATTGAAGGCGATCGAAAGAGTTATGCTATGAAATTACATTCTCGTTTCAATTGGTTACCAGAAACATTAGCATATCGTTATACCAGTACCTATGGTAGTCATAGTGAATTGATCTTAAACAATGCGTATAGCCTTGCTGATTTAGGCGAACATTTTGGTCATGATCTGTATGAAGCTGAGCTATGTTATTTAATAGAAAAAGAATGGGTGGTTAAACTTGACGATGTGATTTGGCGCCGTACTAAATTGGGTATGTATCTTGATGATATGCAAAAACAACGGATTAGTACGTGGTTAAGCAATAAAGCACAAGAGACTTCCGAATAA
- a CDS encoding DUF1090 family protein, translated as MTHCNKSSLVAKQQQKITQKKQKVIERQHQLAVAEQTDDTDNILKKRKKLSKAEEELSAHSKAP; from the coding sequence TTGACACACTGTAATAAATCAAGCTTGGTAGCCAAGCAACAGCAGAAAATTACTCAAAAAAAGCAAAAGGTAATAGAACGGCAACATCAATTAGCTGTTGCTGAACAAACGGATGATACTGATAATATACTCAAAAAACGGAAAAAATTAAGTAAGGCAGAAGAAGAGCTAAGCGCTCATTCAAAAGCGCCTTAG
- a CDS encoding SDR family oxidoreductase — protein MEKKLVVITGASSGFGAEIAKQLSELEYPLLLLARRIERLKALELPQTLCRQVDITDPGSFEQAIKDAESQFGDVDCLVNNAGVMLLGNIEQQNPEEWKNMFSTNVLGLLHGMQLVLKKMKKNQSGTIINISSLAGRKTFEHHAAYSGTKFAVHGISETVRWEVAPYNVRVITVSPGAAETELLEHTSQQDIKQGYAEWKSSIGGVISAQDVAKAVVFCYQLPQGVCIREIAIAPTKQQN, from the coding sequence ATGGAAAAGAAATTAGTGGTTATTACTGGTGCAAGCTCTGGATTCGGTGCTGAAATTGCTAAACAATTAAGCGAATTAGAATACCCTCTTTTACTTCTCGCTCGTCGCATTGAACGTCTTAAGGCGCTGGAGTTGCCACAAACGCTTTGTCGCCAAGTAGACATAACGGATCCTGGTAGTTTTGAACAAGCTATTAAAGACGCAGAGTCTCAATTTGGTGATGTGGATTGTTTGGTTAACAACGCAGGTGTCATGTTGCTTGGAAATATAGAGCAACAAAACCCGGAAGAATGGAAAAATATGTTTTCAACCAATGTATTGGGATTATTACATGGGATGCAACTCGTTCTGAAAAAAATGAAAAAGAATCAATCAGGGACAATAATCAACATCAGCTCTCTTGCGGGGAGGAAAACATTTGAACATCATGCTGCTTATTCTGGTACTAAATTTGCGGTACATGGTATCAGTGAAACCGTACGCTGGGAGGTGGCACCTTACAATGTAAGGGTGATAACTGTTTCACCAGGTGCGGCGGAAACAGAGTTGCTAGAGCATACATCTCAACAGGATATTAAACAGGGTTATGCTGAGTGGAAATCGAGCATTGGCGGTGTAATTTCAGCCCAGGATGTAGCAAAAGCTGTCGTTTTTTGTTACCAATTGCCCCAAGGTGTCTGTATTCGTGAAATTGCTATTGCTCCTACTAAGCAACAAAATTAA
- the istB gene encoding IS21-like element helper ATPase IstB: MMEMENLLIRLKMDYLGDALESLCEEATKKALNYREFLQQALAQEWNGRHQKGLESRLKQARLPWIKTLEQFDFTFQPSIDRKIIRELAGLRFVEHHENVILLGPPGVGKTHLAIALAVKAATAGHRVLFMPLDRLCCTLMKAKQENRLERQLQQLCYARVLILDEIGYLPMNREEASLFFRLLSRRYEKASIILTSNKSFTDWGDVFGDHILATAILDRLLHHSTTLNIKGESYRLKNKRKAGMLPIKTTDIIQAPGIETQQEN, from the coding sequence CTGATGGAAATGGAAAACTTGTTGATACGGTTAAAAATGGATTACCTGGGCGATGCGTTGGAGAGTTTATGTGAAGAAGCCACCAAGAAAGCACTGAACTACCGTGAATTTCTCCAGCAGGCATTAGCCCAGGAATGGAACGGGCGTCACCAAAAAGGCTTGGAATCGCGGTTAAAACAAGCACGTTTGCCGTGGATAAAAACCTTGGAGCAATTTGACTTTACTTTCCAACCAAGTATAGACAGGAAAATTATCCGCGAGCTGGCGGGGCTGAGGTTTGTCGAACATCATGAAAACGTCATTTTGTTAGGCCCACCTGGGGTAGGGAAAACGCATTTGGCGATAGCGCTGGCTGTCAAGGCAGCTACAGCTGGGCATCGGGTATTGTTTATGCCTCTGGATAGACTCTGCTGTACCTTAATGAAGGCAAAGCAAGAAAACCGTCTGGAACGCCAACTTCAGCAACTGTGCTATGCCAGGGTATTAATACTGGATGAAATCGGGTATTTACCGATGAATCGCGAAGAAGCTAGCCTATTTTTCAGGTTATTGAGCCGTCGTTATGAAAAGGCGAGCATCATTCTCACATCAAATAAAAGTTTTACTGATTGGGGGGACGTATTCGGTGATCACATTTTAGCAACTGCGATTTTAGACAGGCTTTTACATCATTCAACCACATTGAATATTAAAGGAGAAAGCTATCGACTCAAAAATAAACGCAAAGCAGGCATGTTGCCTATAAAAACGACTGATATTATCCAGGCGCCTGGAATAGAAACCCAACAGGAAAATTAG
- the rsmI gene encoding 16S rRNA (cytidine(1402)-2'-O)-methyltransferase, with the protein MNEPDTVVTASTLYVVPTPIGNLDDITYRALEVLKNVDVIAAEDTRNTRQLLKHFAINTQRLSAFHDHNEKQKTDYLLKKLQDGQSIALVSDAGTPLINDPGYYLVRRCRESAIRVIPLPGACAAITALSAAGVASNRFCYEGFLPAKKKGRQDTLQSLLEEPRTLIFFEAPHRLIESLQDMISVFGAQRYVVLARELTKKWESIYGAPVGELLDWVQQNEYRQRGEMVLIVEGYQALFDDALPKVALHTLALLRQTLPLKTAAKLTAEIHNVNKNSLYRHALNSKQDQINGS; encoded by the coding sequence ATGAATGAGCCCGACACAGTGGTTACTGCATCAACCTTGTATGTAGTACCCACCCCTATTGGTAATCTTGATGATATAACCTATCGGGCGTTAGAAGTATTGAAAAACGTTGATGTGATTGCAGCAGAAGATACGCGCAATACAAGGCAACTTTTGAAACATTTCGCTATTAATACCCAGCGATTATCGGCGTTCCATGATCATAATGAAAAACAAAAAACGGATTATTTACTAAAAAAATTACAAGATGGTCAAAGTATAGCCTTGGTTTCTGATGCTGGTACTCCCTTAATTAATGATCCTGGTTATTATTTAGTGCGGCGTTGTCGTGAAAGCGCTATTAGAGTGATACCGCTGCCAGGAGCCTGTGCTGCTATTACCGCGCTGTCAGCGGCAGGGGTTGCATCTAATCGCTTTTGTTACGAAGGTTTTTTACCCGCCAAAAAAAAAGGACGTCAGGATACACTGCAGTCGCTGCTTGAAGAGCCTCGCACTCTAATCTTTTTCGAGGCTCCCCATCGGCTGATAGAAAGCCTACAAGATATGATCAGTGTATTTGGTGCACAACGTTATGTCGTGCTGGCGCGAGAGTTAACTAAAAAGTGGGAATCTATTTATGGTGCCCCAGTGGGCGAATTGTTAGATTGGGTGCAGCAAAATGAATATCGTCAGCGAGGTGAAATGGTCTTAATTGTTGAGGGATATCAAGCGTTGTTTGACGATGCTCTTCCTAAGGTAGCGTTGCATACTTTAGCATTATTGCGGCAAACATTGCCGTTAAAAACCGCCGCCAAGTTAACTGCTGAAATTCATAATGTGAACAAAAACAGTCTTTATCGTCATGCCCTCAATTCCAAGCAAGATCAAATAAACGGCTCCTGA
- a CDS encoding putative mucin/carbohydrate-binding domain-containing protein: MDRTNVMNTMEEPDNTISDVGLTTSTEQKLAIRQSVADEELAIQLIQYMIEMELIMNRTNSMNTMEEPGNRISDVGLTTSTEQKQAIPQSVLDEELATQLIHKMIAAQVIAGLQPDKLADKEEELTFRYLAPRYHDVVQQIKKPIFHTGLTTFNVLQREITQSVLDEIAEKTGLEFRQVEGDEPADLVFGNFHAPTNSLGGFVNLTTVPYESSEIWVNARPESLRAPEMFKYILVHEMGHALGLNHSLSLNPGTVMSYNRSPRGLQVADFLALWSLHGRDSNPQSEERIRAGEQARAKMWVRIREEIMPGGYWDNYWAKLFLSARFTDIAYVAIDEIHSMLYVDVYGGATGIHDYFKDKTYAEIRIRNNEGKVIFEKEIKGTEMVSSREDIPFTEGYQLEIYHAEAETGLMPTSGVLDGSVPNAKTNRFVMTKTGLKRLIPAHQVTLLDRNNYAFASLSVDAVARQLEIDISKPLVDEHAQDSVYASIKVINKKGRVFFKKEIKGSDTGMLRTRVLFSEGDKLEIYHAQAEECLKIFSSGVKVDVAVAAKTTTFIMTPRGLEKCLFSPQPTQGDTTDKMAQAMSGFTPPPLGAVSCQQDNRLTPSEFFSALVSAGSYNGFW; encoded by the coding sequence GTGGATAGAACTAATGTAATGAATACTATGGAAGAGCCGGATAACACGATATCCGATGTAGGTTTAACAACATCTACAGAGCAAAAGCTGGCGATACGGCAGTCTGTTGCTGATGAAGAGCTAGCAATACAACTCATACAGTACATGATAGAAATGGAATTAATCATGAATAGAACTAATTCAATGAATACTATGGAAGAACCGGGTAACAGGATATCCGATGTAGGTTTAACAACGTCCACAGAGCAAAAACAGGCGATACCGCAGTCTGTGCTTGATGAAGAACTGGCAACACAACTCATACATAAAATGATAGCAGCACAAGTCATCGCTGGATTACAGCCGGATAAACTGGCGGATAAAGAAGAGGAACTGACCTTTCGCTATCTCGCACCTCGTTATCATGATGTCGTACAGCAAATCAAAAAACCGATATTCCATACGGGATTGACCACCTTTAACGTGCTACAACGCGAGATAACCCAGTCTGTTCTTGATGAAATTGCAGAGAAAACCGGTCTGGAGTTCCGCCAAGTTGAAGGTGATGAACCCGCTGATCTGGTCTTTGGTAATTTCCATGCTCCAACGAATAGCCTTGGCGGTTTTGTTAATTTAACCACTGTCCCTTATGAAAGCAGCGAAATCTGGGTGAATGCCAGGCCGGAGTCCCTCCGAGCTCCAGAGATGTTTAAATATATTCTTGTTCATGAAATGGGGCATGCGCTTGGGTTGAATCACAGCCTTAGCCTGAATCCTGGCACGGTAATGTCGTATAACCGGAGCCCGAGAGGGTTACAGGTTGCTGATTTTTTGGCTTTATGGAGTCTGCATGGTCGCGACAGCAATCCGCAATCAGAGGAACGAATAAGGGCAGGGGAACAGGCCAGGGCAAAGATGTGGGTAAGGATAAGGGAAGAAATAATGCCAGGAGGCTATTGGGACAACTATTGGGCAAAGTTATTTTTGAGTGCGAGGTTTACCGATATTGCTTACGTTGCTATTGATGAAATACACAGCATGCTATACGTTGATGTATACGGTGGAGCAACAGGGATCCATGATTATTTCAAGGATAAAACCTATGCGGAGATCAGGATCAGGAATAATGAAGGCAAGGTTATTTTTGAAAAAGAAATAAAAGGCACAGAGATGGTGTCTTCACGTGAAGATATCCCATTTACTGAAGGCTATCAACTGGAAATTTATCATGCTGAGGCAGAAACCGGTTTAATGCCAACCTCAGGTGTCCTGGATGGATCAGTGCCCAATGCCAAAACAAACCGTTTCGTCATGACAAAAACCGGGCTGAAAAGGCTAATACCGGCTCATCAGGTGACCCTGCTGGACAGGAATAATTATGCATTTGCTTCCCTTTCTGTGGATGCCGTTGCCAGGCAGCTGGAGATTGATATCAGTAAACCCCTGGTGGATGAGCATGCTCAGGACTCCGTTTACGCAAGCATTAAAGTGATCAATAAAAAAGGCCGGGTGTTTTTTAAAAAAGAGATCAAAGGCAGTGATACCGGCATGTTACGTACCCGGGTTTTGTTTTCTGAGGGCGATAAACTGGAGATATATCATGCGCAGGCAGAAGAATGCTTAAAAATTTTCTCTTCTGGTGTCAAGGTTGATGTTGCCGTAGCTGCAAAAACCACGACCTTTATCATGACACCGAGAGGTCTGGAAAAATGTCTGTTTTCACCTCAGCCAACACAGGGTGACACAACAGATAAGATGGCTCAGGCCATGTCTGGTTTTACTCCTCCCCCTTTAGGCGCCGTTTCCTGTCAGCAAGATAACAGGCTAACGCCATCCGAATTCTTCAGTGCTTTGGTCAGCGCAGGGTCATACAACGGCTTTTGGTAG
- the glpE gene encoding thiosulfate sulfurtransferase GlpE: MKKFKIISVEQAYSYWIKNDGLLVDIRDSRSYISNHIPRAIHLTNDNLSSFLQQTDFTELLMVMCYHGNSSKKVAQYLLEQGFTETYSIEGGFDAWSKRYLKNITIDNG; the protein is encoded by the coding sequence ATAAAAAAGTTTAAAATAATCAGTGTTGAACAGGCCTATTCGTATTGGATAAAAAATGATGGATTACTCGTTGATATCCGTGATTCACGAAGTTATATCTCAAACCACATACCTAGGGCAATCCATCTAACGAATGACAATTTGTCAAGTTTTCTCCAACAGACAGACTTTACCGAGCTGTTGATGGTGATGTGCTACCATGGCAATAGCAGTAAGAAAGTAGCTCAATATTTATTGGAGCAAGGTTTTACTGAAACCTATAGCATTGAAGGTGGTTTTGATGCTTGGAGTAAAAGGTATTTAAAGAATATTACTATCGATAACGGCTAG
- the istA gene encoding IS21 family transposase, which yields MLRREDHYMIKQRHQQGAFIVDIAHQIGCSEKTVRRHISYPAPPTAKRGKKQVAKLEPFKDYIDSRLSEQVWNAAVIFEEIREKGYRGGSAMLRRYIHPKRPLRASKNTVRFETLPGYQLQHDWGEIIVEVAGSACTVNFAVNTLGFSRRFHVFAAPKQDAEHTYESLVRSFNYFGGSVKNVLVDNQKAAVIKHGQNGHIEFNAGFLQLANHYGFSPRACKPYRPQTKGKTERMVGYVKHNFFTRYRQFESFAHVNQLLAMWLAKVADQRHLRQFKQTPENRFAEEKIALMPLPATDFDTSYFDLRQVAWDSYIDVRGNRYSVPSFWCGRAVNIRIGLDNTLRIYGDEQLLATHLLQEVTQGWQKVPEHHQALWQQVNRVASRSLSVYEELL from the coding sequence ATGCTAAGAAGAGAGGACCACTACATGATAAAACAACGCCATCAACAGGGGGCATTTATTGTTGATATTGCCCATCAGATAGGGTGTTCAGAAAAAACGGTGAGACGGCACATTAGCTATCCTGCGCCGCCAACAGCAAAACGCGGTAAAAAACAGGTTGCTAAACTCGAGCCCTTTAAAGACTACATCGATTCAAGGTTGAGTGAACAGGTTTGGAATGCGGCGGTTATTTTTGAGGAAATCCGTGAAAAAGGCTACCGGGGTGGGAGTGCGATGCTCCGACGTTATATACATCCCAAACGTCCGCTCAGGGCCTCGAAAAACACGGTACGCTTTGAAACCCTCCCCGGTTATCAACTTCAACACGATTGGGGAGAAATCATCGTTGAGGTGGCAGGCTCTGCCTGTACGGTTAATTTTGCCGTTAATACGCTCGGTTTTTCGCGTCGCTTTCATGTCTTTGCTGCCCCTAAGCAAGATGCTGAGCACACGTATGAATCGCTGGTTCGCAGCTTCAATTACTTCGGTGGCAGCGTAAAAAATGTCTTGGTAGATAACCAAAAAGCCGCTGTTATCAAACATGGACAAAATGGCCACATCGAGTTCAATGCGGGCTTCCTGCAACTGGCTAATCACTATGGGTTTAGCCCTCGCGCCTGTAAGCCTTATCGACCGCAAACGAAAGGCAAAACCGAACGGATGGTGGGCTATGTTAAACACAATTTTTTCACTCGCTACCGTCAGTTTGAGAGTTTCGCTCATGTTAATCAACTGCTAGCGATGTGGCTGGCGAAAGTGGCAGACCAGCGTCATCTTCGTCAATTCAAGCAGACACCGGAAAATCGTTTTGCTGAGGAAAAAATAGCCTTGATGCCACTCCCTGCGACTGATTTCGATACCAGCTACTTCGACCTACGACAAGTGGCATGGGACAGCTATATCGATGTCAGAGGTAATCGCTATAGCGTGCCTTCATTCTGGTGTGGTCGTGCGGTTAATATTCGTATCGGTTTAGATAATACGCTACGTATTTACGGCGATGAGCAACTGCTCGCGACGCATCTCTTGCAGGAGGTAACGCAGGGCTGGCAAAAGGTGCCAGAACATCATCAAGCCCTTTGGCAACAGGTCAATCGAGTAGCGTCTCGTTCGCTCAGTGTGTATGAGGAGCTACTCTGA